In a genomic window of Epinephelus lanceolatus isolate andai-2023 chromosome 3, ASM4190304v1, whole genome shotgun sequence:
- the ift56 gene encoding intraflagellar transport protein 56 — protein MILSRVKPAVGGETPASISEKKKKNKTKVPSLEEYLQQRDYLGALTLLEFQRSIGEKEEHADLWIGYCAFHLGDYKRAMEEYKSLTMKPECPAEVWVYLACALFFLGLYKEAEEAASKAPMSPLQNRLLFHLAHKFNDEKRLMGFHQNLEDVTEDQLSLASIHYMRSHYQEAIDIYKRLLLQNRDFLALKVYVALCYYKLDYYDISQEVLAVYLQRMPDSTIALNLKACNHFRLYNGKEAEAELKNLIDISSCSFEFAKELIRHNLVVFRGGEGALQVLPPLIDVIPEARLNLVIYYLRQDDVQEAYNLIQDLVPTTPQEYILKGVVNAALGQEIGSRDHLKFAQQFFQLVGGSASECDTIPGRQCMASCFFLLRQFEDVLIYLNSVKGYFYNDDTFNFNYAQAKAALGNYKEAEEVFLLIQSEKIKNDYVYLSWLARCYIMNQRGRLAWELYLKMGTSSDSFSLLQLIANDCYKMGQFYYAAKAFDALEKLDPGSNYWEGKRGACVGIFQLILANKEPKETLKEVLSLLRNSGNPQVEYIIRALRKWAKDNRVLLS, from the exons ATG ATCCTCTCTCGCGTGAAGCCGGCCGTGGGAGGAGAGACACCGGCGAGCATCagtgagaaaaagaagaagaacaaaacaAAGGTTCCTTCCTTGGAAGAATACCTGCAACAGAGAGACTACCTTGGGGCTCTGACGCTGTTAGAG TTCCAGAGAAGTATTGGCGAGAAAGAGGAGCATGCGGACCTCTGGATTGGCTACTGTGCCTTTCACTTGGGTGATTACAAGAGAGCTATGGAG GAGTACAAGTCTCTGACCATGAAGCCTGAATGTCCTGCTGAGGTGTGGGTCTATCTGGCCTGTGCACTGTTTTTTCTGGGGCTCTATAAAGAGGCCGAGGAGGCTGCATCTAAGG CGCCAATGTCCCCCCTCCAAAACCGACTACTCTTCCACTTGGCTCACAAG TTTAACGATGAGAAGAGGCTGATGGGTTTCCACCAGAACCTGGAGGATGTGACAGAGGACCAGCTGAGCCTGGCATCCATCCACTACATGCGCTCCCACTACCAGGAGGCTATAGATATCTATAAACGCCTGCTACTGCAGAACAG AGATTTCCTGGCCCTGAAAGTTTACGTGGCTTTGTGTTACTACAAGCTGGACTACTACGATATCTCCCAGGAGGTGTTGGCCGTGTACCTACAGAGGATGCCTGACTCCACCATTGCCCTCAACCTCAAAGCCTGCAACCACTTTAGACTCTACAATGGCAAGGAAGCTGAG GCTGAGTTGAAGAACCTAATCGAcatctcctcctgctcctttgAGTTTGCTAAGGAGCTTATCCGACACAACCTG GTGGTGTTTCGTGGTGGGGAGGGGGCGTTGCAGGTGCTGCCTCCTCTGATAGATGTGATCCCCGAGGCCAGACTCAACCTGGTCATCTACTATCTCAGACAAG ATGATGTCCAGGAAGCCTACAACCTCATCCAAGATTTGGTGCCCACGACACCTCAG gAATATATCTTGAAAGGAGTGGTAAATGCAGCGTTGGGACAAGAAATTGGATCA AGGGATCACCTGAAATTTGCTCAGCAGTTCTTCCAGTTGGTTGGAGGCTCGGCCAGCGAGTGCG ACACTATTCCTGGCAGACAGTGCATGGCCTCCTGCTTTTTCCTCTTGAGACAGTTTGAAGATGTTCTCATATATCTAAACTCAGTCAAG GGTTACTTCTATAATGATGATACATTCAACTTCAACTATGCTCAGGCTAAAGCAGCCCTTGGCAACTACAAAGAAGCAGAGGAG GTTTTTCTGCTGATTCAGAGTGAAAAGATCAAGAATGACTATGTTTACCTCAGCTGGCTGGCACGATGCT ACATAATGAACCAGAGGGGTCGGCTTGCCTGGGAGCTCTATCTGAAGATGGGCACATCCTCCGATTCCTTCAGTCTGCTGCAACTTATTGCCAACGACTGCTACAAG ATGGGTCAGTTCTACTATGCAGCTAAAGCGTTTGATGCACTGGAGAAACTGGACCCAGGATCCAACTACTGGGAGGGCAAGAGAGGGGCGTGTGTTGGCATCTTCCAGCTCATACTGGCAAACAAGGAGCCCAA GGAGACGCTCAAAGAGGTGTTGTCTCTGCTGCGAAATTCAGGAAACCCCCAGGTTGAATACATCATCCGAGCTCTGAGGAAGTGGGCCAAAGACAACAGAGTCCTCCTCTCATGA